From the genome of Antennarius striatus isolate MH-2024 chromosome 19, ASM4005453v1, whole genome shotgun sequence, one region includes:
- the LOC137613515 gene encoding sterile alpha motif domain-containing protein 12-like: MDMQKRVSLWSVEEVLGWLQDQYPEHMNTLQKAVIKHAISGRALLRLKDHHLELLGVMAEEQQQEMLQDLLLLRVQEEINELNDIFSECFSQ, encoded by the exons ATGGACATGCAGAAGCGAGTGTCTCTCTGGTCTGTGGAAGAGGTGCTGGGGTGGCTTCAAGATCAGTATCCAGAGCACATGAACACGCTCCAGAAAGCCGTAATTAAACACGCCATATCAG GCCGGGCGTTGCTGAGATTAAAGGATCATCACCTGGAGCTTCTCGGGGTGAtggcggaggagcagcagcaggagatgCTGcaggacctcctcctcctcagagttCAGGAGGAAATCAATGAACTTAATGACATATTCTCCG AGTGTTTTTCGCagtaa